Proteins from one Carassius gibelio isolate Cgi1373 ecotype wild population from Czech Republic chromosome A25, carGib1.2-hapl.c, whole genome shotgun sequence genomic window:
- the LOC127946760 gene encoding V(D)J recombination-activating protein 1-like, whose product MEKGRWSSEDAPRASMPDELSHPKFSEWKFKLFRVRSMEKAPLPNETPVEKENQPEVAMENSGSPGSVMKLCFGGKSKENMETAQGRVDLKLQEIDTHMNLLKCLCRLCGLSIQKAKGPSHEVQGDLEVSSRCALRRMGCKFLNWPEVILKVFKVDVTTDMETVHPSLFCHRCWTAVMRGGGFCSFTRTQIPDWKPHNTHCNLCFPKKSSFHRIGRKRAKPLKIAHSHPKRIKRDSSESPGTNRAWRQTTENTGSGGQEWLKLSVQRGQWVKNITQCQRDHLSTKLIPPEVPADFLHAVTCQVCDHLLSDPVQSPCRHLFCRVCILRYSRALGQNCPTCNQHLNPSHLTKPAKFFLATLNAIPLLCPSEGCNDWVRFDSFREHCLNHYHEKESQGEQKALEQNFDDYLPVNKGGRPRQHLLSLTRRAQKHRLRDLKNQVKAFAEKEEGGDVKSVCLTLFLLALRAGNEPKQADELEALMQGRGCGLHPAVCLAIRVNTFLSCSQYHKMYRTVKATSGRQIFQPLHTLRNAEKELLPGFHQFEWQPALKNVSSSWDVGIIDGLSGWTTSVDDVPADTISRRFRYDVALVSALKDLEEDIMEGLRERELDDSMCTSGFTVVVKESCDGMGDVGEKHGSGPAVPEKAVRFSFTIMSISIRVEGEDDGITIFQEQKPNSELSCRPLCLIFVDESDHETLTAILGPVVAERKAMMESRLILSVGGLLRSFRFFFRGTGYDEKMVREMEGLEASGSTYICTLCDSTRAEASQNMVLHSITRSHDENLERYEIWRTNPFSESADELRDRVKGVSAKPFMETQPTLDALHCDIGNATEFYKIFQDEIGEVYQKSNPSREERRRWRSTLDKHLRKNLKLKPVMRMNGNYARRLMTREAVEVVCELVLSEERREALRKLMDLYLQMKPVWRSTRPSQDCPVQLCQYSYNSQQFADLLSTTFKYRYDGKITNYLHKTLAHVPEIVERDGSIGAWASEGNESGNKLFRRFRKMNARQSKTFELEDVLKHHWLYTSKYLQKFMEAHKNSAKAMQATFNPEETPDEIDMALEVPDF is encoded by the exons ATGGAGAAAGGGAGGTGGAGTTCCGAAGATGCTCCCAGAGCCTCCATGCCCGACGAACTGTCTCATCCTAAGTTTTCGGAATGGAAGTTTAAGCTCTTTCGGGTCAGGTCCATGGAGAAGGCCCCTCTGCCTAATGAAACACCGGTGGAGAAGGAAAACCAGCCAGAGGTAGCAATGGAAAACTCAGGCTCTCCTGGCAGTGTTATGAAGCTCTGTTTCGGAGGGAAGAGTAAGGAAAACATGGAGACTGCTCAAGGGAGAGTGGACCTTAAGCTCCAGGAAATTGATACACATATGAATCTTCTCAA ATGTCTGTGTCGCCTTTGTGGCCTTTCAATACAGAAGGCTAAAGGTCCGTCCCATGAAGTCCAGGGAGACTTGGAAGTGTCCAGCCGGTGTGCCTTGCGTAGGATGGGCTGTAAGTTTCTGAACTGGCCAGAGGTGATCTTGAAGGTCTTCAAGGTGGATGTGACAACCGACATGGAGACGGTGCATCCATCTTTATTTTGTCACAGATGCTGGACTGCTGTCATGAGGGGAGGAGGTTTCTGTTCTTTCACTAGGACCCAGATTCCAGACTGGAAGCCCCACAACACCCATTGCAACCTCTGCTTCCCTAAGAAGAGCTCTTTCCACCGAATAGGAAGGAAGCGGGCCAAACCACTTAAAATTGCACACAGCCATCCAAAGAGAATCAAAAGGGACTCCTCAGAATCCCCAGGGACCAATAGAGCATGGAGACAGACCACAGAGAACACTGGATCAGGTGGACAAGAATGGTTAAAACTATCAGTTCAGAGAGGACAATGGGTAAAGAATATCACCCAATGCCAGAGGGACCATCTGAGCACTAAGCTTATCCCTCCTGAAGTCCCAGCAGACTTCTTACATGCTGTTACCTGCCAAGTGTGTGATCACTTGCTTTCTGACCCTGTCCAGTCACCATGTAGACACCTGTTCTGTCGGGTCTGCATCCTAAGGTACAGTCGTGCTTTGGGCCAAAACTGTCCCACCTGTAACCAACATCTAAATCCATCCCATCTGACCAAGCCAGCCAAATTCTTCCTTGCCACCCTGAACGCTATCCCTCTGCTTTGCCCCAGTGAAGGATGCAACGACTGGGTCCGATTTGACTCCTTTAGGGAACACTGCCTTAATCACTACCATGAAAAAGAATCTCAGGGAGAACAAAAAGCTTTAGAACAGAATTTTGATGATTACTTGCCGGTCAACAAAGGAGGACGTCCTCGACAGCACCTATTGTCATTGACCCGTCGGGCTCAAAAGCACAGGCTGAGAGATTTGAAGAACCAGGTGAAGGCATTTGCTGAAAAGGAAGAAGGAGGGGATGTGAAGTCGGTCTGCTTGACGCTCTTCCTTCTGGCATTGAGAGCTGGGAATGAACCCAAACAAGCAGATGAACTGGAAGCTTTGATGCAAG GCAGAGGGTGTGGGCTGCATCCTGCAGTGTGTTTGGCTATAAGGGTAAACACCTTCCTTAGCTGCAGTCAGTACCACAAGATGTACCGCACTGTAAAGGCCACTAGTGGCCGCCAGATATTCCAGCCACTGCACACTCTACGCAATGCAGAGAAAGAGCTTCTCCCTGGGTTCCACCAATTTGAGTGGCAGCCAGCTTTGAAAAACGTTTCCAGCTCCTGGGATGTGGGAATCATTGATGGCCTCTCTGGTTGGACAACCTCTGTTGACGATGTCCCTGCGGACACCATCTCCAGAAGATTCCGTTATGATGTGGCACTGGTTTCTGCATTAAAAGATTTGGAAGAGGACATAATGGAAGGACTGAGAGAGAGGGAGCTGGACGACAGCATGTGCACCTCTGGTTTTACCGTTGTGGTGAAAGAATCATGTGATGGTATGGGAGATGTCGGCGAGAAGCATGGATCTGGTCCAGCGGTTCCTGAGAAGGCAGTGAGGTTTTCCTTCACAATCATGTCCATCTCCATCCGAGTTGAGGGTGAGGACGATGGAATCACCATTTTTCAAGAACAAAAGCCAAACTCTGAGCTCTCCTGCAGACCTCTGTGCCTCATTTTTGTGGATGAGTCTGATCATGAGACCCTGACAGCCATCTTGGGACCTGTGGTAGCAGAGCGGAAAGCCATGATGGAAAGTCGGCTTATTTTATCTGTTGGTGGTCTTCTACGATCCTTTAGGTTCTTCTTTCGGGGCACAGGCTATGATGAGAAGATGGTTCGTGAAATGGAAGGCTTAGAAGCATCAGGCTCCACTTACATATGCACACTCTGTGACTCAACCCGAGCAGAAGCATCTCAGAACATGGTGCTACATTCCATTACACGTAGCCATGATGAAAATCTTGAGCGCTATGAGATCTGGAGGACAAATCCTTTCTCAGAGTCCGCTGACGAACTGCGTGACCGGGTCAAAGGTGTTTCCGCCAAGCCTTTCATGGAGACCCAGCCTACTCTAGATGCTCTGCACTGTGACATTGGCAACGCTACTGAATTCTACAAGATCTTTCAGGATGAGATAGGTGAAGTCTACCAGAAAAGCAATCCGAGTCGAGAGGAACGCCGCCGTTGGCGCTCAACCCTGGACAAACATCTACGAAAGAACCTGAAACTCAAGCCTGTGATGAGGATGAATGGAAACTATGCTCGTCGGCTGATGACACGTGAAGCTGTGGAGGTGGTCTGTGAGCTGGTTCTTTCTGAGGAACGGCGTGAGGCTCTACGGAAACTGATGGACCTCTACCTTCAGATGAAGCCTGTGTGGCGTTCCACCCGTCCTTCCCAAGACTGCCCTGTCCAACTCTGTCAGTACAGCTACAACTCTCAGCAATTTGCTGATCTCCTTTCCACCACGTTTAAGTACCGCTATGATGGAAAAATCACCAACTACCTACACAAGACTCTAGCCCATGTTCCTGAGATTGTTGAGAGAGACGGGTCTATTGGAGCATGGGCCAGTGAAGGCAATGAGTCTGGGAACAAGCTGTTCAGACGTTTTCGGAAGATGAATGCAAGGCAGTCCAAAACATTTGAACTTGAAGATGTACTGAAACACCACTGGCTGTACACCTCCAAGTATCTTCAGAAGTTTATGGAGGCCCACAAGAATTCAGCAAAAGCAATGCAAGCCACATTCAACCCAGAAGAGACCCCAGATGAAATTGATATGGCTCTTGAAGTACCAGATTTTTGA